In the Haloferula helveola genome, one interval contains:
- the gcvP gene encoding aminomethyl-transferring glycine dehydrogenase has product MPLHSDFRSRHLGTTGSELSGLLEEVGYDSIDRLIDDAVPAGIRSERPLELPEALSESGALEKLRGIMSGNTVLRSYIGQGYHGTLVPTVIQRNILENPGWYTAYTPYQAEIAQGRLEALLNFQTLITELTALDVANASLLDEGTAAAEAMSLALAGAPKGKVMFVSEACHPQTIDVVRTRAEPLGITIEVGDWRTFEPSSVEGFFAALVQYPDTLGRVEDYSAFFAKVKEVKGLSIVAADILALTVLKAPGEFGADICVGSSQRFGVPMGFGGPHAGFMACTDRLKRKLPGRLIGVSNDPKGRPGLRLSLQTREQHIRRDKATSNICTAQVLLAVMASMYAVYHGPEGLVAIAGKVAGLAGRLAGSLKAGGVKVLADEGFDTVVVNVQGEASQLCDKAVGSGFNLREIDADHVGITLDETCGPDDVERVCKFFGAAMSEEGETGWIPTSLRRESEFLKQKVFNSYHTETEMLRYLKRLESKDLALNESMIPLGSCTMKLNATSEMMPLSWNEVANLHPFVPAGQSAGYREMLSQLEAWLAEITGFAAVSLQPNAGSQGEYAGLLAIRRYHESRGDADRDVCLIPLSAHGTNPASAVMAGMRVVGVACDDAGNIDVADLQSKIDEHADRLSALMVTYPSTHGVFEDTIVDICERIHSAGGQVYMDGANMNAQVGLTSPGRIGADVCHLNLHKTFCIPHGGGGPGVGPIGVAEQLVPFLPGHSELGDTAGVVCSAPWGSASINTISWMYIAMMGAEGLTEATKVAILNANYMARRLAPFYPILYTGNKGLVAHECIIDLRGLSAKSGITVEDVAKRLMDYGYHSPTMSWPVAGTLMIEPTESESKAELDRFCDSLISIQGEIMAVANGEADPTDNVLKNAPHPAEDVCADDWSHSYTREQAAYPLAALRRHKFWPAVGRVDNVAGDRNLVCTCDSVEAYAAASE; this is encoded by the coding sequence ATGCCTCTGCACTCCGACTTCCGCAGCCGCCACCTTGGCACCACAGGTTCCGAACTCTCCGGACTTCTCGAAGAAGTCGGCTATGACTCGATCGACCGGTTGATCGACGATGCCGTGCCTGCCGGGATCCGTTCGGAAAGGCCGCTCGAGCTTCCCGAAGCGCTCTCCGAATCGGGGGCCCTTGAGAAGCTGCGCGGAATCATGTCGGGCAACACCGTGCTCCGCAGCTACATCGGGCAGGGGTATCACGGGACCTTGGTCCCGACCGTGATTCAACGGAACATCCTTGAGAACCCGGGCTGGTACACCGCCTATACACCCTATCAGGCCGAGATCGCCCAAGGCCGGCTCGAGGCCTTGCTCAATTTCCAAACCCTCATCACGGAGCTGACGGCCCTCGATGTCGCGAACGCGTCCCTGCTCGACGAGGGAACCGCCGCGGCGGAGGCGATGAGTCTCGCGCTTGCCGGCGCTCCGAAAGGGAAGGTGATGTTCGTTTCGGAAGCCTGCCACCCGCAGACGATCGATGTGGTCAGGACCCGGGCGGAGCCGCTGGGGATCACGATTGAGGTCGGCGACTGGCGGACCTTCGAACCTTCTTCCGTCGAAGGCTTCTTCGCGGCCCTCGTCCAGTATCCCGATACCTTGGGCAGGGTGGAGGACTACTCGGCCTTCTTCGCGAAGGTGAAGGAAGTCAAAGGCCTCAGCATTGTCGCAGCTGACATTCTCGCTCTCACGGTCCTGAAGGCACCGGGTGAGTTCGGGGCCGACATTTGTGTCGGGTCGAGCCAGCGCTTCGGGGTGCCGATGGGTTTCGGAGGCCCGCATGCCGGATTCATGGCGTGCACCGACCGTCTCAAGCGGAAGCTTCCCGGCCGTCTGATCGGCGTTTCGAACGATCCGAAGGGTCGTCCGGGATTGCGTCTCTCCCTTCAAACGAGGGAGCAGCACATCCGTCGGGACAAGGCGACTTCGAACATCTGCACCGCACAGGTCCTGCTCGCCGTGATGGCGTCGATGTATGCCGTCTACCATGGCCCCGAGGGGTTGGTTGCGATTGCGGGCAAGGTGGCAGGATTGGCGGGTCGGCTTGCCGGTTCGTTGAAGGCCGGTGGGGTCAAGGTGCTGGCTGACGAGGGCTTCGACACGGTCGTGGTGAACGTGCAAGGCGAAGCATCCCAGCTATGCGACAAGGCAGTTGGGAGTGGATTCAATCTGCGGGAGATCGATGCGGATCATGTCGGGATCACCCTCGATGAAACCTGCGGTCCCGATGATGTCGAAAGGGTCTGCAAGTTCTTCGGTGCGGCAATGTCTGAAGAGGGCGAGACTGGCTGGATTCCGACCTCGCTCCGTCGTGAGTCGGAGTTTCTCAAGCAAAAGGTCTTCAACTCGTATCACACCGAGACCGAGATGCTTCGATACCTGAAGCGTCTCGAGTCGAAGGATCTCGCGCTCAACGAATCGATGATCCCCCTCGGTTCGTGCACGATGAAACTCAACGCGACGTCCGAGATGATGCCGCTGAGCTGGAATGAGGTGGCGAACCTGCATCCTTTTGTTCCCGCCGGCCAGAGCGCGGGATATCGGGAAATGCTTTCCCAACTCGAAGCATGGCTCGCTGAGATCACCGGTTTTGCAGCAGTGTCTCTCCAGCCGAATGCCGGTTCCCAAGGGGAGTATGCCGGGTTGCTGGCGATCCGTCGCTATCATGAATCAAGGGGTGATGCGGATCGCGACGTCTGTCTCATTCCTTTGTCGGCCCACGGCACCAATCCGGCGTCGGCCGTGATGGCTGGCATGCGGGTGGTTGGCGTTGCCTGTGACGACGCCGGCAATATCGACGTGGCCGATCTCCAGTCCAAAATCGACGAACACGCCGATCGGCTTTCGGCCCTGATGGTGACCTACCCTTCGACGCACGGCGTGTTCGAAGACACCATCGTGGACATCTGCGAGCGGATTCACAGCGCGGGCGGGCAGGTCTACATGGACGGCGCGAACATGAACGCCCAGGTCGGACTCACGAGTCCCGGTCGTATCGGTGCTGATGTGTGCCACCTGAACCTGCACAAGACCTTCTGCATTCCACACGGCGGTGGCGGCCCGGGTGTCGGTCCGATCGGTGTTGCCGAGCAATTGGTTCCCTTCCTCCCGGGTCATTCGGAACTGGGGGACACCGCGGGCGTCGTGTGTTCCGCTCCGTGGGGTAGTGCTTCCATCAACACCATTTCCTGGATGTACATCGCCATGATGGGTGCGGAAGGACTGACGGAGGCGACCAAGGTCGCGATTCTCAATGCCAACTACATGGCCCGGCGTCTCGCTCCATTCTATCCGATTCTCTACACCGGCAACAAAGGCCTCGTCGCGCACGAGTGCATCATCGATCTGCGTGGTCTGTCCGCCAAAAGCGGTATCACCGTCGAGGATGTCGCCAAGCGCCTCATGGACTACGGCTATCACTCCCCGACGATGAGCTGGCCGGTTGCCGGGACGCTGATGATCGAACCGACCGAATCGGAGTCGAAGGCTGAACTCGACCGCTTCTGCGATTCGCTGATCTCGATTCAGGGCGAAATCATGGCCGTCGCCAATGGTGAAGCGGACCCGACCGACAACGTTCTCAAGAACGCCCCTCATCCGGCCGAAGATGTTTGTGCGGATGACTGGAGTCATTCCTACACCCGCGAGCAGGCCGCCTATCCGCTGGCGGCCCTGCGCCGACACAAGTTCTGGCCGGCGGTCGGTCGCGTCGACAACGTGGCAGGTGACCGGAACCTCGTCTGCACCTGCGACAGCGTCGAGGCCTACGCCGCGGCTTCCGAATGA
- the gcvT gene encoding glycine cleavage system aminomethyltransferase GcvT, whose translation MSESLKSSPIESVHLELGGRMVPFAGWNMPVMYSSIMDEHSAVRTTAGIFDISHMGQFFVSGGAALEWLNRMLANNVAKLADRQGQYSFLLNEKGGVIDDLIIYRLGDEEFFLVVNASKIDEDREWLASHAAEGTTLLDDSDNWAGVAVQGPESAAAFAKVFPDAELPERNGISQIGLGVIVCRTGYTGEDGFELFCSAAEGASVFRKFVDAGVKPCGLGARDTLRLEMCYPLNGNDLAPDRTPVEAGLGFFVDLEKGDFTGREVLARQKESGPDQRLAAIEYLEKGAPPRAHYAVHSADGELLGELSSGVLSPSLGKGIGLAYLPRESAKVGTELQIDVRGRKFPAVVVKKPFYKPSAKKS comes from the coding sequence GTGTCAGAGTCCCTGAAGAGCTCGCCCATCGAATCGGTCCACTTGGAGCTAGGCGGCCGTATGGTGCCCTTCGCGGGCTGGAACATGCCGGTGATGTATTCGTCGATCATGGACGAACACTCCGCAGTTCGAACGACCGCCGGAATTTTCGACATCTCCCATATGGGGCAGTTTTTTGTCAGTGGAGGTGCCGCGCTCGAGTGGCTCAACCGGATGCTGGCAAACAATGTTGCCAAGCTGGCCGATCGGCAGGGTCAGTATTCCTTTCTGCTGAACGAGAAGGGAGGCGTGATCGATGACCTGATCATCTACCGCCTCGGAGATGAGGAATTCTTTCTAGTGGTGAACGCGTCGAAGATCGACGAGGACCGCGAGTGGCTCGCTTCCCATGCTGCTGAAGGCACCACGCTGCTCGATGACAGCGACAATTGGGCCGGCGTCGCCGTCCAGGGACCGGAGTCTGCGGCTGCCTTTGCCAAGGTCTTTCCCGACGCCGAACTCCCCGAGCGGAACGGGATCTCCCAGATCGGATTGGGAGTGATCGTGTGCCGGACCGGCTACACCGGTGAGGACGGCTTTGAACTCTTCTGCTCCGCCGCGGAGGGTGCGTCCGTCTTCCGCAAGTTTGTCGATGCCGGCGTGAAACCGTGCGGTCTTGGTGCGCGGGACACCCTGCGCCTCGAAATGTGCTATCCGCTCAACGGTAATGATCTCGCCCCGGACCGGACGCCGGTCGAGGCGGGACTTGGCTTCTTCGTCGATCTCGAGAAAGGCGACTTCACGGGGCGCGAAGTGCTCGCCCGCCAGAAGGAATCCGGACCCGACCAGCGTCTGGCGGCGATCGAATACCTCGAAAAAGGAGCGCCTCCCCGCGCCCACTACGCCGTGCACTCGGCGGATGGAGAACTGCTCGGCGAATTGAGCAGCGGGGTGCTGTCGCCGAGCCTCGGGAAAGGAATCGGTTTGGCATACCTCCCACGGGAATCGGCGAAAGTCGGCACCGAGCTCCAGATCGACGTGCGGGGCCGCAAGTTCCCGGCCGTTGTCGTGAAGAAACCGTTTTACAAGCCCTCCGCGAAAAAATCATAA
- the gcvH gene encoding glycine cleavage system protein GcvH translates to MNVPDDLRYNRSHEWIRLDGDTATVGISDHAQEELTDVVFVELPEVGREVDAGDPTAVVESVKAASDIYAPVSGEVVEVNDAVEGDPSLVNTDPYGAGWIFKLKVKDAAQVEGLMDAAAYTSMIG, encoded by the coding sequence ATGAACGTACCCGACGACCTCCGCTACAACCGCTCCCACGAATGGATCCGCCTTGATGGCGACACCGCTACGGTGGGAATCTCCGACCACGCCCAGGAAGAGCTGACCGACGTCGTTTTCGTGGAACTGCCTGAGGTCGGTCGCGAGGTCGACGCCGGCGACCCCACCGCCGTGGTCGAATCCGTCAAGGCCGCCAGCGATATCTATGCGCCGGTGTCCGGTGAGGTCGTGGAGGTCAATGATGCGGTCGAGGGCGACCCTTCGCTGGTGAATACGGATCCGTATGGCGCCGGCTGGATCTTCAAGCTCAAGGTCAAGGACGCGGCACAGGTCGAAGGCCTGATGGATGCCGCCGCCTACACCTCGATGATCGGCTGA
- a CDS encoding HAD-IB family phosphatase codes for MNALSIDVSVDDQELRLLRNGEPVRRWPISTAAKGVGFEEGSYRTPTGNFVISDKIGDGADAATIFRSRKPDGAWDGSQLDADLVLSRILWLGGTDPANANTKDRYIYIHGTNHIDDLGHPASCGCVRMSPEAVIELFDLVDIGTRIRIFPKTRPSGKLIFFDCDSTLSSIEGIDELARAGGDEVFRKVESLTNAAMNGEIPIHEVFPKRMEIIRPNRDLCDSVARKYIETETPGVRSFISQLKESGWTPVILSGGFAPLIEPLAKELGIRHIEAVPLYFSTEGEYSGYGSGFPTTRNGGKPEVIEAWKQAMLPERTIMVGDGISDMESKTAVDLFIGYGGVVEREPVRKGADLWITDFNAASPGALDAFEA; via the coding sequence ATGAACGCGCTCTCGATCGATGTCTCCGTGGATGACCAGGAGCTCCGCCTTCTTCGGAATGGAGAACCAGTGCGTCGATGGCCGATTTCGACCGCAGCCAAAGGTGTCGGTTTCGAGGAGGGCAGCTATCGCACACCCACCGGCAATTTCGTGATATCGGATAAGATCGGAGACGGTGCTGATGCGGCCACCATCTTCAGAAGCCGCAAGCCCGATGGTGCGTGGGATGGTTCCCAACTCGATGCCGATCTGGTTCTTTCCCGGATCCTTTGGCTGGGCGGAACGGACCCGGCGAACGCGAATACCAAAGACCGATACATCTACATCCACGGCACGAATCATATTGATGACTTGGGACACCCGGCGAGTTGCGGCTGCGTCCGAATGTCGCCTGAGGCGGTGATCGAATTGTTCGATCTCGTGGATATCGGAACGAGGATACGTATTTTCCCTAAGACACGACCGAGCGGGAAACTTATCTTCTTCGACTGTGACTCAACCCTCTCGAGCATTGAGGGAATTGATGAATTGGCACGTGCCGGCGGTGATGAAGTCTTCCGCAAGGTCGAGTCACTCACCAACGCGGCGATGAATGGTGAGATACCGATTCATGAGGTGTTTCCAAAGCGAATGGAGATCATCCGCCCGAACCGCGACTTGTGCGATTCGGTGGCCCGCAAGTACATCGAAACCGAGACACCGGGCGTCCGTTCATTCATCAGTCAGTTGAAGGAGAGCGGCTGGACGCCGGTCATTCTCTCCGGAGGCTTCGCTCCACTCATTGAGCCTTTGGCCAAGGAGCTCGGAATCCGGCACATCGAGGCCGTACCCTTGTATTTCAGCACTGAAGGCGAATATTCAGGCTACGGATCGGGCTTCCCCACCACCCGCAACGGCGGCAAACCCGAGGTCATCGAGGCGTGGAAACAGGCGATGCTTCCGGAACGCACCATCATGGTCGGGGACGGGATTTCGGACATGGAATCCAAGACAGCAGTCGATCTGTTCATCGGCTATGGTGGAGTGGTGGAACGCGAACCGGTGAGGAAGGGAGCCGATCTCTGGATAACCGATTTCAATGCGGCTTCTCCGGGTGCCCTTGATGCCTTCGAGGCATAA
- a CDS encoding 8-oxo-dGTP diphosphatase, which yields MDDSPIDWASWSAPVHATLMFVIRDGEILLIEKKRGLGAGKINGPGGKIDPGETPLECAVRETEEELGIRVPRARKMGELHFAMSDVPDILCHVYLAGSFEGRPVETPEAVPLWCRLDDIPYDRMWSDDIHWLPLMLDGTTFLGRFVFDGEEVGWFDIETDVFWPSGR from the coding sequence ATGGATGACTCACCGATCGACTGGGCAAGCTGGAGTGCGCCGGTTCACGCGACCCTGATGTTCGTGATCCGCGACGGCGAGATCCTGCTGATCGAGAAGAAGCGCGGCCTGGGTGCGGGAAAGATCAATGGCCCCGGGGGCAAGATCGACCCCGGCGAGACTCCTCTGGAATGTGCGGTGAGGGAAACCGAGGAAGAACTCGGAATCCGGGTGCCGCGTGCGCGGAAGATGGGAGAACTCCATTTCGCGATGTCCGACGTTCCGGACATCCTTTGCCATGTCTATCTTGCCGGTTCCTTCGAAGGGCGGCCGGTTGAAACACCCGAGGCAGTGCCTCTCTGGTGCCGCTTGGATGACATTCCCTACGACCGCATGTGGAGTGACGACATCCACTGGTTGCCGCTGATGCTCGACGGAACGACCTTCCTCGGCCGATTTGTTTTCGATGGCGAGGAGGTCGGCTGGTTCGACATCGAGACCGATGTCTTCTGGCCTTCGGGTAGGTGA
- a CDS encoding beta-ketoacyl synthase N-terminal-like domain-containing protein: MSTTISGAGCLGALGNSLEDHLDSLRSGRPALRPLSELPDSPAGFDDLTAGWIRPRSLLVHRKWSPSSAAALHVAREAVNAAGWSSDDLAETAVFLGTSRGALAGWLEPWPGRRDFNLLAASNSLASEPAAAVSAELGIRGPWHVVSTGCCAGLDALATAELWIEAGRIERALVIAVDLPLVGPILDAYRRTGLLASGDGPGMRPAEGAAAVCIEKAGAQDLAQLLQCHSISDTEALVSSGRSPHALRKLLHSASTQHGVPALCVAHASGTEQNRSVEREAIESEFGASMPVVEFKSRTGHCIGSSGLLELALAQTGMTTPPLPPGSLVFKIASALGGKHTLAAISLPS, from the coding sequence TTGAGCACGACCATCAGCGGTGCGGGCTGCCTCGGCGCCCTCGGGAACAGTCTGGAAGATCATCTCGACTCTTTGCGGAGTGGCCGGCCCGCCCTCCGTCCTCTCTCTGAACTCCCCGATTCTCCCGCCGGATTCGACGATCTGACCGCCGGATGGATCCGCCCCCGCTCCCTGCTGGTCCACCGGAAGTGGTCGCCGTCCAGCGCCGCAGCCCTCCACGTCGCCCGTGAAGCAGTGAACGCGGCCGGCTGGTCCTCTGACGATCTTGCGGAAACCGCCGTCTTCCTCGGCACCAGCCGGGGCGCTCTCGCCGGTTGGCTGGAACCGTGGCCCGGTCGCCGCGACTTCAACCTCCTCGCCGCCAGCAACTCACTCGCTTCGGAGCCGGCCGCAGCCGTGTCAGCCGAACTCGGGATTCGCGGGCCATGGCACGTGGTCTCCACAGGCTGCTGCGCCGGTCTCGACGCTCTCGCGACCGCCGAATTGTGGATCGAAGCAGGCAGGATTGAGCGGGCTCTCGTGATCGCGGTGGACCTCCCCCTTGTCGGCCCGATTCTCGACGCCTACCGGAGAACTGGACTCCTCGCTTCCGGTGACGGTCCCGGGATGCGGCCTGCCGAAGGTGCCGCCGCTGTCTGCATCGAGAAGGCCGGAGCTCAAGATCTCGCCCAGTTGCTGCAGTGCCATTCCATCTCGGACACCGAGGCATTGGTCTCTTCCGGACGAAGCCCCCATGCACTGCGCAAGCTCCTTCACTCGGCGAGCACCCAACATGGAGTTCCCGCCCTGTGTGTCGCCCACGCCAGCGGCACCGAACAGAACCGAAGCGTCGAGCGAGAAGCGATCGAATCCGAATTCGGCGCCTCGATGCCGGTTGTCGAGTTCAAGTCCCGCACCGGACACTGCATCGGCTCGAGCGGTTTGCTTGAGCTCGCCCTTGCCCAGACAGGCATGACAACCCCTCCGCTTCCCCCCGGCTCACTCGTCTTCAAAATCGCATCCGCACTCGGGGGCAAACACACCCTCGCCGCCATCTCCCTGCCATCATGA